Within the Dialister hominis genome, the region TTGCCTTGATTGATGAAATATGATAGAATGTCATGGTATGAATAATGCAGACGGGAGGTGAAATCATTGCCACAGATTAAATCCAATATGAAAAGCATGAGACAGGACGCTGCAAAGAAGGCTGCAAATTCTGCTATTAAATCCAGAATCCACAGCTCCGTTAAGAAAGCTGTCGCTGCTGCTGCTACGGAAAACCAGGACGAAGCTATCCGTGCTGCTGTAAGCGTTATCGATAGCGCTGCTCAGAAAGGCGTCATTCACAAGAATGCCGCAGCTCGTAAGAAATCCCGTCTGAACGCGAATGTACAGGCTGCTGTTGCTAAAATCCAGGCTGAAAAAGCTAAATTAGCTGAAGAAGAAGCTAAGGAAGAAGCAAAGGAAGCTTACAAAGAAGCAATGGAAGAAAAGGCTTAATTCTTTTCCGAAGAAAAACCGTAGTGATGGCGCTGCGGTTTTTTTATTGCCTGAAATTGATACTGTTCACGAAAAAAGGACTGTGACAAAATGATTGCACATTTTATCATAGTCCCTTTACAATTGCTTTTATGATTCAGAATCGTCAGCTGCTTCGCTCTGTCTCCAGATCATGAATGTCGAGATGCCGGTCCAGATGAGTGCCAGTGCTACGCAGTACATGAAGATGATGCTTGCTGCATCCGGTCTCAAAACAAGGGCTGCGCCGATCAGGATTTCAATGATAGCTACAGGCATGTAAAGCGAAGAGTGCTTCATTTCCTTTTCTTTCTTCTTCCGGAGTACGATCATCAGGATGCCGCGGAGCAGGATGTAGATGGCAAACATAAGCGGAAGCATGTAGGCAACCAGCGTGAATACCATGCTGACAAGCATCCAGATGCCGAATACTACGTCGAGCAGGGCAATAAGCAGATGCCAGAAGGAACGGTAGCCCGGATCAATCTGGAAAAAGCGGATTATCTGGAGCGCGCCGCCCAGGACGAGTACGAATCCGATATACCAACCAACGATCAGAAGCGAGATCTCCGGCTGCAGGATGCAGAATATGCCTGCGCCAATGAAGAGCAGACTCCCGAGTATCAATACAATTGAACTTAACATGATCATCGCCTTCTTCTTTCCGAAACCATTTCTTTATCTATCTATATTATAGGACTTTATCGAAGGCGTTTCCATAGAAAAGAACAAAAAAATAAAGCCTCCATAAATAATCTATAAATTACGGGAGGCTTTATTTTTTATTGATCAGGTTAATTTCAGCATGCTTTCAAGGTCCGTCGGATGGAAGAACGGTGTTTCGGGCTTTTCTGCCAGAGCTCTTGTGACATAGGCAAGAGCGGCGGCAACGCCTGTGACGAGGCCGTCTTCTGCAATGTCGAATTTCGGTGTGTGGTGCGGGCTTCCGCTTCCGACTTCCGGATCATTGATGCCGGTGAAGAAGAAGACGCCCGGATATGTCGATTCCGTAATGGAGAAGGTTTCCGTGGCCATCCACATCGGGCAGTCCGGATCAAGCGCATCGCTTCCAAGGGCTTCAGTGACAGATTTTCTGGCAAGATCGACGCATTCCTTCGTATTGACGGTAACCGGGAAGTACTGGTCTTCGACGATTTCTGCCGTCAGGCCGTGGAGCTCGGCAATGCCTTTCGTCACTTTGAGGAAGGTATCGCGGAAAGCAAGGCCGTCGTCATTCTTTGTGCAGCGGGCGGTGCCTGCAAACATCAATTCATCCGGAATGATATTCGGTTCATGGCCTGCCTGCACGCATCCGAAGGAGTATGTCAGGCTGTCGGACGGATCGACGGCACGCATGCGGTAGGAACGAAGTTCGCTCGCAATGGAAATGAAGCATTCGATCGGGCTTTGTGCCATGTCCGGACGGGATCCGTGGCCGCTCTTCCCGTGAAGCTTCACGCGGAAGAAGTAAGCTCCGGCCAGTGCACTTCCGTAAAGGATGCTGACCTTTCCTGCCGGAAGATTCCACATGACATGGGTGCCGAAGCAGGTATCGATATGGATTTTGTTATCGCGGAGGTAGCGGAGAAGCGGCGCAATGCCTCTTTCCCCCATTTCCTCAGCCTCTTCGAACATGAAGACGATCTTTCCTTCCCATTCATCCTTGTGCTGGGCAAGGATTTTGGCTTCGGTAAGGAGCATCGCCATATGGCCGTCATGGCCGCAGGCATGCATGATGCCTTCATTTTCTGAAATGCAGACTCTTTCCTTTGCCATATTGACGGGGTCTTCCTTGATGGGAAGCGCATCAATGTCTGCTCTCATGAGCATCGTCCAACCCGGTTTCCCGCTGTCCAGGAAGCCGAATACGCCGCCGTGCGGCACTCTGACTGTTTCTATGCCATACTTGTGCAGGAATTCCTCGATGGTATCCATCGTCTTGAATTCTTTCTGCGATAATTCCGGATTTTCATGGAAATGACGGCGAAGGCTGACTACCGTCTCTTTTTCCTGCCATGCTAATGTTTTTACATCCAAAAGAAATCCCTCCTTAGGGCCAGGCCCTTCTTCTATGGGGCAGCGCCCCTCCTACCTTCTTCTCCATAAATGGAGACAGGAAAGCGAAAATGCGGCAACGACGATGGCCGTTGCGCAAAGTGTCAGAAAATCATAATTTTCATGCAGCCGATACAGGCTGAAGAGAGCCAGAAGGCCCAGAAGCAGTAATTTGAACATATGACCATCTCATTTCTTTTTCGGCTAATATACACTATCATAGCACGCTGATGAAGTGATGAAAATAAAAAGGTCAAAATGAATCGTTTTCAATGACCATTGACGAATCTTCCAGTCATATGCTAAAATAACTCTTGTTGATATGCCGGAGTGGCGGAATGGCAGACGCACCAGACTCAAAATCTGGCGATGGCAACATCGTGCGGGTTCAAGTCCCGCCTCCGGCACCACAGAGAAGATCCCAATGCGGGATCTTTTTTATTGCCTTCCCAGCTTCTATTACCGCTGAAAATGAAAAAGAGGATGCAGAGCCTTCCAGCCCGCATCCTCTTTCTGCTTTTCTTACTTTTCGATGCCGACGAACTTGTAGTCCTTGTCTTCGACGGCCTTCTGGATATCAGCGTCTGCGACTGCCTTGCTCACGGAGAGGACGGCAGTACCCTTTTCGTGGGATACCTCAGCGCTGTCTACACCGTCCAATGCTTCGAGAGCTTTCTTGACGGTGGCTTCGCAATGATTGCACATCATGCCTTCAATCTTAACTGTTTCTTTCATCTTGTTTTCCTCCTTTGGGAATTCTATTCCCTGATATTCATAATCCGCTTTGGAAATGACATCTTTCATCTCTTCCTCTACGGGTTGTGAGCTGTAAGTAATGGCCACACGCCCGGTCGTATGATCGGCACTGGCGCTTTCGATGAACGGCAGAGATTCGAGTGCTTTCTTCACATGCTTCTCGCAGTTTTCGCACATCATCCCGCCTACGAGGACTGTCGCCTTTCCTTCAGTGGAAGGTTCGTCTTTCAATGTATATCCTGCTTTGGAAATGGCATCTTCCATCGCTTTTCTGTCCGGCTCCCCGTCGGAGGTAATATCTACCGTGCCTTTCACATGATCGGCCTTTGCGCTTTCTATAAACGGCAGCGCTTCTAAAGCTTCCTTCACATGACGTTCACAGTTTTCGCACATCATGCCTTCGACATGGAGCACTTCCTTCTTGAGATTATCTTTGGAAGGAGCGCTTGCTGTTTTCGGTGCTTCTTTCTTAAAAACAGGAGCTTCCTTTACAGGAGCATTTCCCTTCGTAGCTTCCCCGCTCTCTTCCCCATCCTTCATCTTGAAGAAATTCAGACGGAGCGCGTTCATACAGACAGTGAAGCTTGAAAGGGACATGGCAGCCGCGCCCCACATCGGGCTCATGTGGATACCTGGGTAAAGGCCGGCTGCAACCGGAATCAGGATGACGTTGTAGGCAAATGCCCAGAACAGGTTTTCATAAATATTCTTCAGCGTCTTTCTGGAAAGGCGGATAGCTGCCGCCACATCCGTCAGGCGCGAATTGATAAGTACGATACCGGCAGAATCGATAGCTACATCCGTGCCTGCACCGATAGCTATGCCTGTATCAGCACGGGTCAGGGCCGGCGCATCATTGATGCCGTCGCCTACCATGGCAACCCTGCCGCGTTTCTGCAGCTCGCGGATGACTTCTTCCTTACCAGAAGGAAGGACGCCCGCAATGACGCGGTCAACGCCTGCCTTTTTGGCAATCGTTTTCGCTGTCTTTTCATTATCGCCGGTCACCATGACGGTTTCGATGCCCATATCATGGAGCATACGGATGGCTCTTGCAGAGTCTTCCTTGATCGCATCGGCGACAGCGATCATGCCGAGGAGTTTCTTTCCTTTTTCAAAGAAGAGAGGCGTCTTTCCTTCATCGGCAAGCGCTTCTGCCTTTTCTTTGAGACTGCCAAGGCTTACATAGGAGGAAATATAATCAAGGGATCCGCCGTGAACAGAAACGCCTTCATCGCTGGCAAGAAGCCCGCTTCCTGAAACGATGCGGAAGTTATCCATAGCATGTGCTTTAAGGTTTCTCTTCTCCCCTTCTTCGACGATGGCGCGGGCCAGAGGATGCTCGGATTTTCCTTCCAGAGAGTAAGCAGTCGTAAGGAGTTCTTCCTCGCTGACGCCTTCGGCCGGAACGATGTCCGTCACTTCAGGACGGCCGGTCGTAATCGTGCCTGTCTTATCCAGGGCAACAATCTTGACCTTGCCTGCGTTTTCAAGATCCTCGCTCGTCTTAAAAAGGATGCCGTTCTTGGCGCCCATGCCGTTTCCGACCATGATGGCAACCGGTGTTGCCAGGCCCAGTGCGCAGGGGCAGGAAATGACGAGTACGCAGATTGCGTATTCAAGAGCAGTCGCCGTATCAGCACCGAGGAATTTCCAGATGATGAATACGACGATGGCAACCCCGATGACGGCTGGAACAAAGACAGCGGATACTTTATCTGCAATGCGCGCAATCGGCGCTTTCGTAGCAGCTGCATCGCTCACCATGTGGACGATCTGGGAGAATGTCGTATCTTCACCGACACGCGTTGCTTTGACGCGGATGAAGCCTGTCGTATTGATTGTTGCGGTGCTGACAGTATCGCCTGCTCCCTTGTCGACAGGAACGGATTCGCCGGTCAGGGCAGATGCATCGACGGCCGTCTCGCCTTCTATGATTTTCCCGTCGACCGGAATGGATTCGCCCGGTTTGACGACGAAGATATCGCCAGGCTTGACCTCGCTGATACCGACAGTCACGACCATGCCGTCCCGCTCGATAT harbors:
- the rpsT gene encoding 30S ribosomal protein S20, whose protein sequence is MKSLPQIKSNMKSMRQDAAKKAANSAIKSRIHSSVKKAVAAAATENQDEAIRAAVSVIDSAAQKGVIHKNAAARKKSRLNANVQAAVAKIQAEKAKLAEEEAKEEAKEAYKEAMEEKA
- a CDS encoding HdeD family acid-resistance protein, whose protein sequence is MLSSIVLILGSLLFIGAGIFCILQPEISLLIVGWYIGFVLVLGGALQIIRFFQIDPGYRSFWHLLIALLDVVFGIWMLVSMVFTLVAYMLPLMFAIYILLRGILMIVLRKKKEKEMKHSSLYMPVAIIEILIGAALVLRPDAASIIFMYCVALALIWTGISTFMIWRQSEAADDSES
- a CDS encoding M20 metallopeptidase family protein produces the protein MDVKTLAWQEKETVVSLRRHFHENPELSQKEFKTMDTIEEFLHKYGIETVRVPHGGVFGFLDSGKPGWTMLMRADIDALPIKEDPVNMAKERVCISENEGIMHACGHDGHMAMLLTEAKILAQHKDEWEGKIVFMFEEAEEMGERGIAPLLRYLRDNKIHIDTCFGTHVMWNLPAGKVSILYGSALAGAYFFRVKLHGKSGHGSRPDMAQSPIECFISIASELRSYRMRAVDPSDSLTYSFGCVQAGHEPNIIPDELMFAGTARCTKNDDGLAFRDTFLKVTKGIAELHGLTAEIVEDQYFPVTVNTKECVDLARKSVTEALGSDALDPDCPMWMATETFSITESTYPGVFFFTGINDPEVGSGSPHHTPKFDIAEDGLVTGVAAALAYVTRALAEKPETPFFHPTDLESMLKLT
- a CDS encoding heavy metal translocating P-type ATPase, translated to MSEKENKCQYMVTGMTCAACQAHVEKAVSKVPGVDKVTVSLLMNSMSVEGSASADSVVAAVEAAGYGAKPMDSEVKRGSTSGSLAAEEEALKDRETPKLKKRLILSLVFLAVLMYLSMGHNMLGFPVPSFLDGNYIGLGITQMILALIVMFVNRAFFTSGFRSLFQGAPNMDALVALGSGVSFLWSLSVLYKMTYFAMQGESIDMLYRGQLYFESAAMIPALITVGKLLESLSKGRTTDALKGLMKLAPETANIERDGMVVTVGISEVKPGDIFVVKPGESIPVDGKIIEGETAVDASALTGESVPVDKGAGDTVSTATINTTGFIRVKATRVGEDTTFSQIVHMVSDAAATKAPIARIADKVSAVFVPAVIGVAIVVFIIWKFLGADTATALEYAICVLVISCPCALGLATPVAIMVGNGMGAKNGILFKTSEDLENAGKVKIVALDKTGTITTGRPEVTDIVPAEGVSEEELLTTAYSLEGKSEHPLARAIVEEGEKRNLKAHAMDNFRIVSGSGLLASDEGVSVHGGSLDYISSYVSLGSLKEKAEALADEGKTPLFFEKGKKLLGMIAVADAIKEDSARAIRMLHDMGIETVMVTGDNEKTAKTIAKKAGVDRVIAGVLPSGKEEVIRELQKRGRVAMVGDGINDAPALTRADTGIAIGAGTDVAIDSAGIVLINSRLTDVAAAIRLSRKTLKNIYENLFWAFAYNVILIPVAAGLYPGIHMSPMWGAAAMSLSSFTVCMNALRLNFFKMKDGEESGEATKGNAPVKEAPVFKKEAPKTASAPSKDNLKKEVLHVEGMMCENCERHVKEALEALPFIESAKADHVKGTVDITSDGEPDRKAMEDAISKAGYTLKDEPSTEGKATVLVGGMMCENCEKHVKKALESLPFIESASADHTTGRVAITYSSQPVEEEMKDVISKADYEYQGIEFPKEENKMKETVKIEGMMCNHCEATVKKALEALDGVDSAEVSHEKGTAVLSVSKAVADADIQKAVEDKDYKFVGIEK